A genomic stretch from Spongiibacter nanhainus includes:
- a CDS encoding CvpA family protein, whose translation MLTSFNWADWVIVAIIVVSALISLLRGFVKEALSLLSWALAFFVAVAFHQPMVSLLESSVGKPYVRDILAYVILFAGTLVLGSLATYLISMIVKRTGLSGTDRLLGMIFGTARGVIVVLASVILLPSLLSGIQQDEWWRSSQLIPEFLLMTDWSQQTFNDLLQWASSLLASHR comes from the coding sequence GTGTTGACGAGCTTTAACTGGGCGGACTGGGTCATCGTGGCGATCATTGTCGTATCGGCGCTGATCAGTCTGCTGCGGGGGTTTGTCAAAGAAGCGCTGTCCCTGTTGAGTTGGGCCCTGGCCTTTTTCGTGGCGGTGGCCTTCCACCAACCGATGGTGTCGCTGTTGGAATCCTCGGTCGGCAAACCCTATGTCCGGGATATTCTCGCCTATGTCATCCTCTTTGCCGGTACACTGGTGCTGGGTAGCTTGGCGACGTATTTGATTTCCATGATTGTAAAGCGCACTGGCCTCAGTGGTACGGACCGCTTGCTGGGCATGATTTTTGGTACGGCCCGGGGTGTTATCGTGGTATTGGCCAGTGTGATTTTGCTGCCCTCGCTGCTCAGCGGTATACAGCAGGACGAGTGGTGGCGCAGCTCTCAGTTGATACCCGAGTTTCTGTTGATGACCGACTGGTCGCAACAAACCTTCAATGATTTGCTGCAATGGGCGTCGTCGCTGCTGGCGTCGCACCGTTAG
- a CDS encoding SPOR domain-containing protein, with protein sequence MMRQRLVGALVLLCGGVILWTLLFTGPAEYKVDRQSQIPPEPRVDPVLGISPERPGGIASADRPLVAPQPQLAPKDVEPQAEAEPDKSAATDAPRNEPEPDNSNTADLKGEPTSKPQPESKPQAVKETASESSRLDDYGLAEAWVIQVGSFSKEANATSLKERLQKGGHKAYIDQREYRSKPVYRVLVGPLLNRNTADSEKKNIDARFGVSSLVTRFEAKP encoded by the coding sequence ATGATGAGACAGCGTCTGGTCGGGGCATTGGTACTGCTTTGCGGTGGGGTGATTTTATGGACCTTGCTGTTCACCGGACCGGCAGAATATAAGGTAGACCGGCAAAGCCAAATTCCCCCCGAACCCCGCGTAGACCCGGTATTGGGCATTAGCCCGGAGCGCCCGGGGGGGATCGCCAGTGCTGACCGTCCCCTGGTTGCCCCCCAGCCTCAACTCGCGCCCAAAGATGTCGAGCCGCAAGCTGAGGCCGAGCCCGACAAAAGCGCCGCCACCGACGCTCCGCGCAATGAGCCGGAGCCAGACAACAGTAATACCGCTGACCTTAAGGGGGAGCCGACCAGCAAGCCTCAGCCAGAGAGCAAGCCCCAAGCGGTGAAGGAGACGGCCTCTGAGTCCAGTCGCCTCGACGACTACGGTCTGGCGGAAGCTTGGGTGATTCAGGTGGGCAGTTTCAGCAAAGAGGCCAATGCCACATCCCTTAAGGAGCGTCTGCAGAAAGGGGGGCACAAGGCCTATATCGATCAACGGGAATATCGCAGCAAGCCGGTCTACCGGGTGCTGGTAGGCCCCTTGCTCAACCGCAATACCGCTGACTCCGAGAAGAAAAACATTGACGCCCGTTTTGGGGTCTCGTCGCTGGTTACCCGTTTTGAGGCCAAGCCCTGA
- the folC gene encoding bifunctional tetrahydrofolate synthase/dihydrofolate synthase has protein sequence MRFTQLGDWLTWMEGQHPRHIDLGLERINAVAQALNIQLDTPVVTVAGTNGKGSCIATMAAVLGAAGYRVGCYTSPHLLHYRERISIAGVYPNDDALCAVFEQVDQARQGTSLTYFEFGTLAALLMFKQAELDVVLLEVGLGGRLDAVNIIDADVAVISSVDLDHQAWLGYDRDTIGREKAGILRSGKPAVCGDPQPPRSVLDYSQQQGALLHQIDVHFGAEVQGQSWRWFGLSAAGETLSMECLPNPGLAPENLATALQALHLLNLPLSEQAVREGLSTVMLAGRCQHFDVGGIDVVLDVAHNPAAVALLAANLSRRPAPGRTVALFAVMADKAVADIVELIAPHIDEWILPRLTDNDRAAAPNELAKVVTNAGGCVSVEGESLGQALHGAVSSLTSGDRVVVFGSFFTVAEAMTALTELGLPACQETIQA, from the coding sequence ATGCGGTTTACGCAACTGGGGGACTGGCTGACTTGGATGGAAGGTCAGCACCCCCGACACATCGATCTCGGGCTGGAGCGTATCAACGCTGTAGCCCAAGCCCTTAATATCCAGCTCGATACCCCAGTGGTCACCGTTGCCGGCACCAATGGCAAGGGTTCCTGTATTGCCACCATGGCTGCCGTGCTTGGCGCGGCGGGCTATCGGGTCGGCTGCTATACCTCGCCCCACCTGCTGCACTATCGCGAGCGCATCAGTATCGCTGGTGTTTACCCCAATGACGATGCACTCTGTGCGGTTTTTGAACAGGTAGATCAGGCCCGACAGGGCACGTCACTTACTTACTTCGAGTTTGGCACCCTCGCGGCGCTGCTGATGTTTAAGCAGGCCGAGCTGGATGTGGTGCTGCTGGAAGTCGGACTAGGCGGTCGTCTGGACGCGGTCAATATCATCGATGCCGACGTGGCAGTCATCAGTTCAGTAGACCTGGACCACCAAGCCTGGCTGGGTTACGACCGGGATACTATCGGTCGGGAGAAAGCAGGCATTCTTAGATCCGGCAAACCGGCAGTGTGCGGCGACCCGCAACCGCCGCGATCGGTGCTGGATTACAGTCAGCAGCAGGGAGCACTGTTGCACCAGATCGATGTGCATTTTGGCGCCGAGGTCCAGGGCCAGTCCTGGCGTTGGTTTGGGCTGTCGGCGGCCGGCGAGACCTTGTCGATGGAATGCCTTCCCAACCCGGGGCTGGCACCGGAAAACCTGGCCACAGCCCTGCAGGCCCTGCATTTGCTGAATTTGCCGCTCAGCGAACAAGCAGTGCGAGAGGGCCTGTCGACGGTGATGCTGGCGGGACGTTGTCAGCACTTTGATGTGGGGGGGATCGACGTGGTGCTGGATGTCGCCCACAATCCAGCGGCTGTGGCCTTGCTTGCGGCCAACCTGAGTCGACGGCCCGCGCCGGGGCGCACTGTGGCGCTGTTTGCGGTGATGGCAGATAAAGCCGTCGCCGATATCGTCGAGCTGATAGCCCCTCATATCGATGAGTGGATATTGCCAAGACTGACCGACAATGATCGCGCCGCGGCGCCGAATGAGCTTGCCAAGGTTGTGACGAATGCCGGGGGTTGTGTTTCAGTTGAGGGTGAATCCCTTGGGCAGGCCCTGCATGGCGCGGTATCATCCCTCACTAGTGGCGACCGTGTGGTCGTGTTCGGATCGTTTTTTACTGTTGCTGAAGCCATGACCGCGCTGACCGAATTGGGTTTGCCGGCATGTCAGGAGACTATTCAGGCATGA
- the accD gene encoding acetyl-CoA carboxylase, carboxyltransferase subunit beta, translating to MSWVDKILPTGVRRVDPSERRSKSGVVPEGLWKKCVKCDAVLYRPELEANQDVCPKCDHHMRIGARRRLALFLDEEGREEILQDIEPVDRLKFKDKKKYRDRLTAAQKSTGEKDALIAYKGAVKTLPVVAVAFEFNFHGGSMGSAVGEKFTQAANVALQERCPLVCFSASGGARMQEALISLMQMAKTSAVLERLKQNGVPYISVLTDPIYGGVSASLALLGDINVAEPGARAGFAGPNIIEQTIRQKLPPGFQRSEFLLSHGAIDMIVRRADMRDTLHRVLGNLTHYQN from the coding sequence ATGAGTTGGGTCGACAAAATTCTTCCTACTGGTGTACGCCGGGTGGATCCCTCCGAGCGGCGCAGCAAGTCTGGCGTGGTGCCGGAAGGGCTGTGGAAAAAGTGCGTTAAATGTGACGCCGTTCTCTACCGTCCTGAGCTGGAGGCTAACCAGGACGTTTGCCCCAAGTGTGACCATCATATGCGCATCGGTGCGCGCCGGCGGCTTGCACTGTTTCTCGACGAGGAGGGACGGGAAGAGATTCTGCAAGACATTGAGCCGGTGGACCGTCTTAAATTCAAAGACAAGAAGAAATACCGGGATCGTCTGACTGCCGCGCAAAAATCCACCGGCGAAAAAGACGCGCTGATTGCCTACAAAGGCGCTGTTAAAACCCTTCCGGTTGTCGCGGTGGCCTTTGAATTTAACTTTCACGGCGGGTCGATGGGCTCAGCGGTGGGGGAAAAATTCACCCAGGCAGCTAACGTTGCCCTGCAGGAGCGTTGTCCGCTGGTGTGTTTTTCGGCCTCCGGTGGGGCGCGGATGCAGGAGGCGCTGATCTCACTGATGCAAATGGCCAAGACCAGTGCCGTGCTGGAGCGCCTCAAGCAAAATGGCGTGCCTTATATTTCAGTATTGACCGACCCGATCTACGGCGGTGTCTCCGCCAGCCTGGCGCTGCTGGGCGATATCAATGTTGCCGAGCCCGGTGCCCGGGCGGGTTTTGCTGGCCCTAACATCATTGAACAAACGATTCGCCAAAAATTGCCACCGGGCTTTCAGCGCAGTGAGTTTTTGTTGTCCCACGGAGCCATCGACATGATTGTGCGCCGGGCAGACATGCGCGATACCTTGCACCGGGTACTGGGAAATCTCACCCACTATCAGAACTAG
- the trpA gene encoding tryptophan synthase subunit alpha gives MSRLAECFKQLKQRGRKALVPYVVAGDPQPEVTVDLMHCLVAKGADIIELGIPFSDPMAEGPVIQLAHERALHHHVSLSNALDMVARFRDTDSSTPIVLMGYANPVEHMGYEVFAQRAKAAGIDGLLTVDMPPEEAEEPSRIMKAHDIDCIFLLAPTSSDERIAKVASLATGYLYYVSLKGVTGAGNLDVESVSANLTKIKSYTDLPVTVGFGIKDGKSAASLAGLCEGVVVGSALVERLAKVDVSQDTGPQIDEALGLIGEIRQAIDAV, from the coding sequence GTGAGTCGACTTGCAGAGTGTTTTAAACAGCTAAAGCAGCGGGGCCGCAAGGCTCTGGTTCCCTATGTTGTAGCTGGCGACCCCCAGCCTGAGGTCACCGTCGATTTAATGCATTGCTTGGTGGCCAAAGGTGCCGACATAATTGAGCTGGGCATTCCTTTTTCGGACCCCATGGCCGAAGGGCCGGTTATTCAGCTGGCCCATGAGCGTGCGCTCCACCACCACGTCAGTTTGAGTAATGCCCTGGATATGGTGGCCCGTTTTCGGGACACAGACTCCAGCACCCCAATTGTGTTGATGGGCTATGCCAACCCGGTGGAGCATATGGGCTACGAGGTATTTGCCCAGCGGGCCAAGGCTGCCGGCATCGATGGATTACTGACGGTGGATATGCCGCCGGAAGAGGCCGAAGAACCCAGCCGCATTATGAAGGCCCACGATATCGACTGCATCTTCCTGCTGGCGCCGACCAGCAGCGACGAGCGCATTGCCAAAGTCGCCTCGCTGGCCACCGGCTATCTTTATTACGTTTCCCTAAAAGGCGTGACCGGCGCCGGCAATCTGGACGTGGAGTCGGTGTCTGCCAACCTGACTAAAATCAAGAGCTACACCGATTTGCCGGTGACCGTGGGCTTTGGCATCAAAGATGGCAAATCGGCGGCATCCTTGGCGGGGCTGTGCGAAGGGGTCGTGGTGGGCAGTGCCCTGGTCGAGCGGCTTGCCAAAGTGGATGTGAGCCAGGATACTGGGCCGCAAATCGATGAAGCGCTGGGATTGATTGGCGAAATTCGCCAGGCTATCGACGCGGTATAA
- the trpB gene encoding tryptophan synthase subunit beta: MTQNTQVNFQQFPDERGHFGAYGGRFVSETLIYALDELAASYQRLSNDPDFVAELDRDLAHYVGRPSPLYHAERWSREVGGAQIYLKREDLNHTGAHKVNNTVGQALLAKHMGKKRVIAETGAGQHGVASATIAARLGMECQVFMGEEDIRRQALNVYRMKLLGAEVISVKSGSRTLKDAMNEAMRDWVTNVDDTFYIIGTAAGPHPYPMLVRDFQSVIGREARRQCLEMTGSLPDALVACVGGGSNAIGLFHPFLDDASVAMYGVEAGGHGVATGEHAAPLSDGTPGVLHGNRTYLMQDEAGQIMHTHSVSAGLDYPGVGPEHAWLKDVGRVNYVAINDDEALAAFRKLTLVEGIMPALESSHAIAYAEKLAATLSPEQSIVVNLSGRGDKDIHTVASLDGIGID, encoded by the coding sequence GTGACACAGAACACTCAGGTCAATTTTCAACAGTTCCCCGACGAACGCGGGCACTTCGGTGCTTACGGCGGGCGCTTCGTGTCAGAGACACTTATTTATGCCCTGGATGAGCTGGCTGCATCCTACCAGCGGCTCAGCAACGATCCTGATTTTGTCGCCGAACTGGATCGGGATCTCGCCCACTACGTAGGTCGGCCTTCACCGCTCTACCACGCCGAGCGTTGGTCCCGGGAAGTGGGCGGTGCCCAGATCTACCTCAAGCGAGAAGACCTCAACCACACCGGTGCCCACAAGGTGAATAACACGGTGGGGCAGGCGCTACTGGCCAAGCATATGGGCAAGAAGCGGGTGATCGCCGAAACCGGCGCCGGCCAGCACGGTGTGGCATCGGCCACCATCGCCGCGCGCTTGGGCATGGAATGCCAGGTGTTCATGGGTGAGGAGGACATTCGCCGCCAGGCCCTCAATGTTTACCGGATGAAGCTGTTGGGCGCCGAGGTCATCTCGGTTAAATCCGGCTCCCGAACCCTCAAAGATGCCATGAACGAGGCTATGCGGGATTGGGTGACCAACGTCGATGACACCTTTTACATCATTGGCACTGCGGCGGGGCCCCATCCCTACCCGATGCTGGTGCGGGATTTTCAGTCGGTGATCGGACGGGAAGCCCGGCGCCAATGCCTGGAAATGACCGGTTCATTGCCCGATGCCCTGGTCGCTTGCGTGGGCGGCGGTTCCAATGCCATTGGCTTGTTCCACCCCTTCCTGGACGACGCCAGTGTGGCTATGTACGGCGTAGAGGCTGGCGGCCACGGAGTGGCAACGGGTGAGCACGCCGCCCCCTTAAGTGACGGTACCCCCGGCGTGCTGCATGGCAATCGCACTTATCTGATGCAGGATGAGGCGGGTCAGATCATGCACACCCACTCGGTTTCAGCAGGCTTGGACTACCCCGGCGTGGGGCCAGAGCACGCCTGGTTGAAAGATGTGGGTCGAGTTAATTATGTCGCGATCAATGATGATGAAGCGCTGGCGGCATTCCGCAAACTGACCTTGGTGGAGGGCATTATGCCGGCGCTGGAGTCCAGCCACGCGATTGCCTACGCCGAAAAACTCGCCGCTACCCTGTCTCCGGAGCAGAGCATAGTGGTGAATTTGTCGGGCCGCGGCGACAAGGATATTCATACTGTGGCGAGCTTGGACGGTATCGGCATCGACTGA
- a CDS encoding phosphoribosylanthranilate isomerase → MHRTRVKICGITCVEDALIAADAGADALGFVFYPPSPRAVSPEAAAEIVAQLPPFVTCVGLFVDAERDDIMKIAERCHLDLLQLHGKETPAFCQSLGRPYIKALRMRDDADVAAVAASYPAARGLLLDSYKPGVPGGTGETFEWQRIPPQLAAQTVLAGGLRPDNVARAIAQVKPYGVDVSGGVEARPGRKNAEAVRQFIRAVAQADQSYPGSLEVEK, encoded by the coding sequence GTGCATCGTACCCGCGTAAAAATTTGCGGCATTACTTGCGTCGAAGATGCGCTCATTGCCGCTGACGCTGGCGCGGACGCCTTGGGCTTTGTGTTCTATCCGCCCAGCCCGCGAGCGGTAAGCCCTGAGGCGGCGGCGGAAATTGTTGCGCAATTGCCTCCTTTTGTGACCTGCGTTGGCCTGTTTGTCGATGCAGAGCGCGACGACATCATGAAGATCGCGGAGCGCTGTCACCTGGATCTTTTGCAGCTTCACGGCAAGGAAACACCTGCATTTTGCCAGTCTTTGGGACGCCCCTACATTAAGGCCCTACGTATGCGCGATGACGCGGACGTGGCAGCGGTGGCTGCAAGCTACCCCGCTGCCAGAGGCCTGTTGCTGGATAGCTACAAGCCGGGCGTGCCAGGCGGCACTGGCGAGACCTTTGAATGGCAGCGCATTCCGCCGCAGTTGGCGGCGCAAACGGTGCTGGCAGGGGGGCTAAGGCCTGATAATGTGGCCCGGGCCATTGCCCAGGTGAAACCCTACGGGGTCGATGTCAGCGGTGGCGTCGAAGCGCGTCCCGGACGCAAAAATGCCGAGGCGGTTCGCCAATTCATCCGAGCTGTTGCTCAGGCGGACCAATCTTACCCAGGCAGTTTAGAGGTGGAGAAGTAA
- the truA gene encoding tRNA pseudouridine(38-40) synthase TruA encodes MSFQRFNDQPLAAGQRIALIVEYNGSAFRGWQSQGQPEVATVQSVLDRALSEVAAAPVTTLCAGRTDAGVHASHQVVHFDAPTGRSLKAWVAGANAKLPSSVAVIWAGAMAADFHARFSATARRYRYILLNQARRSAHLSGLVTLYDQALDEELMHREAQCLLGERDFSAFRAASCQSRTAMRNIHFINVSRRGRLVVVDIQGNAFLHHMVRNIVGVLTAVGSGQAAPGWTQQVLDSRDRTQGGVTARPDGLYLVDVSYPPECGLPNLPPGPSWWEQT; translated from the coding sequence GTGTCCTTCCAACGTTTTAACGATCAGCCGCTGGCGGCGGGGCAGCGCATTGCCCTTATTGTAGAGTACAACGGCAGCGCTTTCCGGGGCTGGCAAAGTCAGGGCCAGCCCGAGGTTGCCACGGTGCAATCGGTATTGGACCGCGCGCTCAGCGAGGTGGCCGCGGCGCCGGTAACCACGCTGTGTGCGGGGCGGACCGACGCCGGGGTTCACGCCAGCCATCAAGTCGTGCATTTTGACGCGCCCACCGGCCGCTCCCTCAAGGCCTGGGTGGCTGGGGCAAATGCCAAGCTGCCCAGCTCGGTGGCTGTGATCTGGGCTGGCGCCATGGCGGCGGATTTCCACGCTCGTTTTTCTGCAACGGCCCGGCGCTATCGCTATATCCTGCTCAATCAAGCCCGCCGTTCTGCCCACCTCTCCGGCCTAGTAACCCTGTATGATCAAGCCCTTGATGAGGAGCTGATGCATCGGGAGGCCCAGTGTCTGCTGGGAGAGCGGGACTTCAGCGCGTTTCGGGCGGCGTCCTGCCAGTCCCGCACTGCGATGCGCAACATCCACTTTATCAATGTGTCCCGGCGCGGCCGCTTGGTGGTGGTGGATATTCAGGGCAATGCCTTTTTGCATCACATGGTGCGCAATATTGTCGGCGTATTGACCGCGGTAGGCAGTGGTCAGGCCGCGCCGGGTTGGACCCAGCAGGTTCTCGATAGCCGCGACCGTACCCAGGGTGGTGTCACTGCTCGCCCCGATGGTTTGTATCTGGTGGACGTCAGTTATCCTCCCGAGTGTGGTCTGCCCAATCTTCCCCCAGGCCCGTCCTGGTGGGAGCAGACTTAA
- a CDS encoding FimV/HubP family polar landmark protein, producing the protein MLSNRLAKAVLLAGVLQSGLVHALGVGEISLKSSLNQPLEASIPLRDVGELSEAEILVKLADRQTYQESGIDRTQFLSKLKFSVEVNEAGLSQIRVTTQDPVVEPYLDFIVELRWPNGRMLREYTLLLDLPQYGGDSAPVQAAQRSALTSPTDTTSNASDAADNTVKKSEVVEPGGARGPAAPVAPEARPEAQQTVLPPAEDPDEYRIQHKDTMWRLAERFRPSALVTTQQTMIAIYNKNPDAFIGNNINQIKSGYVLRLPSESEVQAVDPYQAITDIRDQNRRWRGEPAASSASAAAEPATTAPQVDATKSAEPTGPAPASSDGGRFSLSAGSEGEAGSGDVADLERQLQEEKEALERAQLENENMQSRVTEMETQIETLQKLIALKNRQLAALQSGVSESDLAETDQQNLQDSSAEATEESAAEGQADAVVADSNAADEAAAQSDGAAKQEDATPKQASESEPTPAAQSTQSSSEPWYSNRMVQMVLGALVIIVLLILALRQRAKDRDEGEPKYEPVIEGDDNTGFVDGAGAAETALDFDQLNEEPGAEGGEEGSGEDTAFAAASSLDLDDLDDLDLDKPASDSDLSEGSADWEQSAAWETATEGGAESVQPQTDDVMSEAEIYVAYGRYDQASSLLKNAIARDPENSALRVKLIDLYLDTRDRDNFQQAFAELREMGDEDAVARVKESMSAIEGVSDWLDEPSAAASGDMASDSASLDALDDELAFLDSDSELEAPADDVTQAELEESPSVSDNSETEVAGNSDFELDFEEAQRDADEGDLDFDTDFDLGDLDAAIGETEEQGSEFSAAGEEASFSEPAQEDDPELDMDLSEFELDTLDPEPVAPEAGLGGAETLDIDTAEEPLALETPAEETPAEEPLAEEPLAEEPGESDLSELDMDLSDFNFDADDATSEAGEEASANEPESSDAEDDFSVDLESDLSSDLGADFGDSLDSPDADIEDDRQVESQPATTFDSDDLSIESSEPASEEAESSAADSLAGAGDTSSEFDFEDDGSEETLNALMEAADAEADGELSADYADELMQTQDDTVAAPEATTPAPTDSGDLDVEELVFDEFDADPEEGGEFSLGSDADEVATKLDLARAYVDMGDKDGAREILDEVLEEGDDAQRSEAQGLIDQL; encoded by the coding sequence ATGTTGAGTAACAGGCTGGCCAAGGCGGTACTTCTCGCCGGGGTCCTGCAAAGTGGTCTGGTGCATGCGCTGGGCGTGGGTGAAATCTCGCTCAAATCCTCCCTGAACCAGCCCCTCGAGGCCAGCATCCCACTGCGGGACGTGGGTGAACTCAGCGAAGCGGAAATTCTCGTCAAGCTGGCCGATCGTCAGACCTACCAAGAGTCTGGCATTGACCGCACTCAGTTTTTGTCCAAGCTTAAATTCAGTGTTGAGGTCAACGAAGCGGGGCTTAGCCAAATTCGGGTGACCACTCAGGACCCGGTGGTTGAACCCTATCTCGATTTTATCGTCGAGCTGCGCTGGCCCAATGGCCGCATGCTGCGGGAATATACCCTGCTGCTGGACCTTCCCCAATACGGTGGTGACAGCGCACCGGTGCAAGCCGCACAGCGCAGTGCGTTGACGTCGCCGACGGATACCACCAGCAATGCTTCGGACGCTGCGGACAATACGGTAAAAAAGTCTGAAGTGGTTGAGCCGGGCGGTGCCCGGGGACCTGCGGCGCCGGTGGCCCCTGAGGCGCGGCCAGAAGCTCAGCAAACGGTGCTACCCCCCGCTGAAGATCCCGACGAATATCGCATTCAGCACAAAGATACCATGTGGCGCCTGGCGGAGCGTTTCCGCCCCAGTGCGCTGGTGACCACCCAGCAGACCATGATCGCGATTTACAACAAGAACCCCGACGCGTTCATCGGCAACAATATCAACCAGATTAAATCCGGCTATGTGCTGCGTTTGCCCAGCGAATCTGAAGTGCAGGCCGTGGATCCCTATCAGGCAATTACCGATATCCGCGACCAAAACCGCCGCTGGCGGGGCGAACCGGCTGCCTCCAGCGCTAGCGCTGCAGCGGAGCCTGCGACCACTGCGCCACAGGTAGATGCCACTAAATCAGCGGAGCCCACGGGTCCCGCGCCAGCATCCAGCGATGGTGGGCGCTTTTCACTGAGTGCGGGCAGCGAAGGTGAAGCTGGCAGCGGTGATGTCGCTGACCTTGAGCGTCAGCTGCAAGAAGAGAAGGAGGCGCTGGAGAGAGCGCAGCTTGAAAACGAGAATATGCAGTCCCGGGTCACGGAAATGGAGACCCAGATCGAGACACTGCAAAAACTGATTGCCCTGAAAAACCGCCAGCTGGCGGCCCTGCAAAGTGGCGTCAGTGAAAGCGATCTCGCCGAGACGGATCAACAAAACTTGCAGGACAGCAGCGCGGAAGCAACAGAAGAAAGCGCAGCGGAGGGACAGGCTGACGCTGTAGTGGCAGACAGCAATGCGGCAGATGAGGCGGCGGCACAAAGTGATGGCGCTGCCAAACAGGAAGACGCCACACCGAAGCAAGCCAGCGAGTCTGAGCCAACTCCTGCGGCGCAGAGCACGCAATCCAGCAGTGAGCCCTGGTACAGCAACCGCATGGTTCAAATGGTTCTGGGTGCCCTGGTCATTATAGTGTTGTTGATATTGGCCCTGCGGCAGCGAGCAAAAGATCGCGACGAGGGCGAGCCCAAGTATGAGCCCGTTATTGAGGGCGACGATAACACCGGGTTTGTTGACGGGGCGGGCGCCGCTGAAACCGCTTTGGATTTTGATCAGCTCAATGAAGAACCCGGCGCCGAGGGTGGCGAAGAGGGCAGCGGTGAGGATACCGCCTTTGCCGCGGCATCTTCCCTTGACCTGGATGATCTCGACGATCTGGATCTGGACAAGCCGGCCTCAGACAGTGACCTGAGCGAAGGCAGTGCCGATTGGGAGCAGTCCGCGGCTTGGGAAACGGCCACAGAAGGCGGTGCCGAGTCGGTGCAGCCCCAGACTGACGACGTGATGTCTGAAGCCGAGATTTACGTGGCCTATGGGCGCTATGACCAGGCCTCCAGTTTGCTGAAAAATGCCATCGCCCGGGACCCGGAAAACAGTGCCCTGCGGGTGAAACTGATTGACTTGTACCTGGACACCCGAGATCGGGACAACTTCCAGCAAGCCTTTGCCGAACTTCGTGAGATGGGTGACGAAGATGCCGTAGCGAGGGTCAAGGAATCGATGTCTGCCATCGAGGGGGTCAGCGACTGGTTGGATGAGCCCAGCGCCGCAGCGAGTGGCGACATGGCTAGCGACAGTGCTTCACTGGACGCACTGGATGACGAACTGGCCTTCCTGGACAGCGACAGCGAACTCGAAGCACCGGCCGATGATGTCACTCAAGCCGAGCTGGAAGAAAGCCCATCGGTATCGGATAACAGCGAAACTGAGGTCGCGGGCAACAGTGACTTTGAGTTGGACTTTGAAGAAGCCCAGCGCGATGCCGATGAGGGTGATCTGGATTTCGACACTGACTTCGATCTGGGAGACCTGGACGCAGCGATTGGGGAGACGGAAGAGCAGGGCAGTGAGTTTTCTGCCGCTGGTGAGGAGGCCAGTTTCTCCGAGCCGGCACAGGAAGACGATCCCGAACTGGATATGGATTTGTCCGAGTTTGAATTGGATACCTTGGATCCGGAACCTGTGGCACCTGAAGCGGGTTTGGGCGGGGCTGAAACGTTAGACATAGACACAGCTGAAGAGCCGCTGGCTTTAGAAACACCGGCTGAAGAGACTCCAGCAGAAGAACCGCTGGCCGAAGAACCGCTAGCCGAAGAACCTGGGGAAAGCGACTTGTCCGAGCTGGACATGGACCTCTCCGACTTTAATTTCGATGCCGATGACGCGACCTCAGAAGCGGGCGAGGAAGCATCCGCCAACGAACCTGAGTCATCAGACGCGGAAGACGATTTCTCAGTCGATCTGGAAAGTGACCTGAGCTCAGATCTGGGGGCAGACTTTGGCGATAGCCTGGACAGCCCCGATGCTGACATCGAGGACGACCGGCAAGTAGAGAGTCAGCCCGCTACCACCTTTGACAGTGATGACCTCAGTATTGAAAGCAGTGAGCCAGCCAGCGAGGAAGCGGAAAGCAGCGCTGCTGATAGCTTGGCGGGCGCCGGTGACACGAGCAGCGAGTTCGACTTTGAAGACGATGGCAGTGAAGAAACGCTGAATGCCCTGATGGAGGCTGCCGACGCCGAGGCGGATGGTGAGCTAAGCGCCGACTACGCCGATGAACTGATGCAAACTCAGGACGACACCGTGGCCGCGCCGGAGGCCACTACCCCAGCTCCCACCGACAGCGGTGATTTGGATGTTGAGGAATTGGTGTTTGACGAGTTTGACGCAGACCCCGAGGAGGGCGGTGAGTTCTCTTTGGGCAGTGATGCCGATGAGGTGGCTACCAAGCTGGATCTGGCTCGCGCCTACGTCGACATGGGCGACAAAGATGGCGCCCGGGAGATTCTCGACGAGGTGCTGGAAGAGGGCGACGACGCCCAGCGCAGTGAAGCGCAGGGCCTGATCGACCAGCTGTAA